From Triticum urartu cultivar G1812 chromosome 2, Tu2.1, whole genome shotgun sequence, a single genomic window includes:
- the LOC125535956 gene encoding UDP-glucosyltransferase UGT13248-like, giving the protein MNAVNMETTGTTGSILGHGAGDGPSVLLLPFPGAQGHTNPILQFGRRLAYHGLRPTLVVTRYVLSTTSPPGAPFRVAAISDGFDAGGMASCPDYAEYFPRLEAVGSETLRELLLSEACAGRPVRVLVYDPHLAWALRVARAAGVATAAFFSQPCAVDIVYGELWAGRLALPATDGHALLARGALGVELGPEDMPPFAVAPESQPVLTKTSIGQFDGLEDADDVLVNSFHDIEPKEAEYMELTWRANMIGPTLPSYYLDDNRLPSNKSYGFNLFSEGASCMDWLDKHSISSVVLVSYGTVSNYDATQLEELGSGLCNSGKPFVWVVRSNEAHKLSEELKEKCENSGLIVAWCPQLEVLSHKAIGCFVTHCGWNSTLEAIVSGVPLVGIPHWADQPTISKYVETVWGMGVRVRKGDNGWLKTMEVERCIREVMDGDRKDEYKRNAAKWMQKAKDAMQEGGSSDKHIADFAAKYTST; this is encoded by the exons ATGAACGCTGTCAACATGGAGACCACGGGCACCACTGGCTCAATCCTCGGCCATGGAGCAGGTGACGGCCCGAGCGTCCTCCTTCTCCCGTTCCCGGGGGCGCAGGGCCACACAAACCCGATACTCCAGTTCGGCCGCCGCCTCGCGTACCACGGTCTCCGCCCCACCCTCGTCGTCACCCGGTACGTGCTCTCCACCACCTCGCCCCCTGGCGCGCCGTTCCGCGTGGCCGCCATCTCGGACGGCTTCGACGCTGGTGGCATGGCGTCGTGCCCCGACTACGCGGAGTACTTCCCGCGACTGGAGGCCGTCGGGTCCGAGACGCTGCGGGAGCTCCTCCTGTCGGAGGCGTGCGCTGGGCGGCCAGTGCGCGTGCTGGTTTACGACCCTCATCTTGCGTGGGCGCTGCGGGTGGCGCGGGCGGCCGGCGTGGCcaccgcggccttcttctcccaGCCGTGCGCAGTGGACATCGTGTATGGGGAGCTCTGGGCGGGGCGACTGGCGCTGCCGGCGACGGACGGGCATGCGCTGCTCGCGAGAGGAGCGCTGGGCGTGGAGCTTGGGCCGGAGGACATGCCGCCGTTCGCGGTCGCACCGGAGTCGCAGCCGGTGCTCACAAAGACGTCGATTGGGCAGTTCGACGGGCTGGAGGACGCCGACGACGTGCTCGTCAACTCTTTCCACGACATCGAGCCAAAG GAGGCAGAGTACATGGAGTTAACATGGAGAGCGAATATGATAGGTCCAACTTTGCCATCATACTATCTTGATGATAATCGCCTACCATCCAACAAGTCTTATGGTTTCAACTTGTTCAGTGAGGGTGCATCCTGTATGGATTGGTTAGACAAGCATAGCATTTCCTCCGTTGTGCTTGTATCCTATGGTACTGTCTCTAACTACGATGCAACCCAATTGGAGGAGCTTGGCAGTGGACTATGCAATTCTGGCAAACCTTTTGTTTGGGTTGTCAGATCCAATGAGGCACACAAGTTATCTGAAGAACTCAAGGAGAAATGTGAGAACAGTGGATTAATTGTTGCGTGGTGCCCCCAACTAGAAGTTTTGTCACACAAGGCTATCG GTTGTTTTGTTACCCACTGCGGATGGAACTCGACATTGGAGGCAATTGTTAGTGGTGTTCCTCTTGTGGGAATCCCACATTGGGCTGACCAACCCACCATCTCAAAGTATGTGGAGACTGTGTGGGGCATGGGTGTGCGAGTGCGGAAGGGCGATAACGGATGGCTAAAGACGATGGAGGTCGAGAGGTGCATTAGAGAGGTGATGGACGGAGATAGAAAGGATGAGTACAAAAGAAATGCTGCAAAGTGGATGCAAAAGGCCAAGGATGCAATGCAGGAAGGAGGAAGCTCAGATAAGCATATTGCTGACTTTGCTGCGAAGTATACTTCAACTTGA